A genomic stretch from Chryseobacterium sp. SNU WT5 includes:
- a CDS encoding glycoside hydrolase family 25 protein: MARKTIKRKTKRKIHKKRKRHFLLRREILLFFLVVALLGTGFYLKQKVSFYYAMYFNKFEHKRLSNSEKEENRINRIIGDYADKTFGMDISHYQRKEDIAWDSLSIGNRSIPLKFVVLRATMGNRTADKHFDDFWKLSKKHELIRGAYHFYRADEDPVMQANNFLSNVKLESGDLPPILDIEKIPKRKSTKKLIEDLKIWCRIVEEAYGVKPIIYTYYHYHKDFLKGEFDDYPLWLANYNDVPQPTADNEWEIWQFTENGIVYGINTKVDLNVFNGNMWSLKRLTLD; the protein is encoded by the coding sequence GTCGTGAAATATTGCTGTTCTTTCTCGTCGTTGCATTGCTTGGAACTGGTTTTTATTTAAAGCAGAAAGTTTCGTTTTACTACGCCATGTATTTCAATAAATTCGAACATAAAAGGCTTTCGAATTCGGAAAAGGAAGAAAATAGAATCAATCGCATCATTGGTGATTATGCCGATAAAACCTTTGGGATGGATATTTCTCATTATCAAAGGAAAGAAGATATTGCCTGGGATAGTTTAAGCATAGGAAATCGATCTATTCCACTTAAATTTGTGGTTCTTCGGGCAACTATGGGAAACCGAACTGCTGATAAGCATTTTGACGATTTCTGGAAACTCTCAAAAAAGCATGAGCTTATTCGTGGTGCGTATCATTTTTACAGAGCAGATGAAGATCCCGTAATGCAGGCTAATAATTTTCTGTCAAATGTAAAATTAGAATCTGGAGATTTGCCACCGATTTTAGATATTGAAAAAATCCCCAAACGAAAATCGACTAAAAAATTAATTGAAGATTTAAAGATCTGGTGCCGAATTGTTGAGGAAGCATACGGCGTAAAACCGATTATTTATACCTATTATCATTACCACAAGGATTTTCTAAAAGGCGAGTTTGATGACTATCCACTTTGGTTAGCGAACTATAATGATGTTCCGCAACCTACAGCAGATAATGAATGGGAAATCTGGCAATTCACTGAAAATGGAATTGTTTATGGAATTAATACCAAAGTCGATTTGAACGTTTTCAATGGAAATATGTGGTCGCTGAAAAGACTGACTTTGGATTAA
- a CDS encoding thioredoxin fold domain-containing protein has translation MKKISLILLVLFSIITFGQGMKFEENKSFKELLATAKKENKLLFLDAYTTWCGPCKQMAKNVFPQETVGNFYNANFVNSKIDMEKGEGIEIAKKYNVRAYPTYLFINGDGELIHRVTSYYDAPEFINVGKDAIDPAKQMGALKKRFEAGDKNPEFLKSFIKVYAFADPDLATKAAAIYFNQKKEPMDQEDFSYLFSLTKDSNSPLYPQFISRKEELLKVMPEENYNKTLNNFKLNSLFNTSYDKTTKVFDEKKYVAEARKTMSEEEVKPLLLKTKMRVATMNKDSAGYQKLAIEYYKDGTSSDFSSNELNSIAWNFFENATDKVALDHALLWAKQSVKLQEGYANTDTVANLYFKMGDKVNAKTWATKAIELAKKESQEYGETQAILDKIK, from the coding sequence ATGAAAAAAATATCATTAATCTTATTGGTGTTGTTCAGCATCATCACCTTTGGACAGGGAATGAAATTTGAGGAAAACAAATCCTTCAAAGAGCTCCTGGCCACTGCTAAGAAAGAAAATAAATTACTTTTCCTAGACGCTTATACTACATGGTGTGGACCATGTAAACAGATGGCGAAAAACGTTTTTCCACAGGAAACAGTTGGGAATTTCTACAATGCCAATTTCGTCAATTCGAAAATTGATATGGAAAAAGGGGAAGGAATCGAAATTGCAAAGAAATACAACGTAAGAGCTTATCCAACTTATCTTTTCATCAACGGAGATGGGGAATTGATCCATCGTGTTACTTCTTATTATGACGCTCCAGAATTTATTAACGTTGGTAAAGACGCGATAGATCCTGCAAAACAGATGGGAGCTCTTAAAAAGAGATTTGAAGCTGGTGATAAAAATCCAGAATTTTTGAAAAGCTTTATTAAAGTTTATGCTTTTGCAGATCCGGATTTAGCGACGAAAGCAGCTGCGATTTATTTTAATCAAAAGAAAGAGCCGATGGATCAAGAAGATTTCTCTTATCTTTTTTCTTTAACGAAAGATTCTAATTCTCCTCTTTATCCGCAATTTATTTCTCGTAAAGAGGAATTATTAAAGGTAATGCCAGAGGAAAATTATAATAAAACGCTTAATAACTTCAAATTGAATTCTCTCTTCAATACTTCTTATGACAAGACAACGAAAGTTTTTGATGAAAAGAAATATGTTGCAGAAGCTCGAAAAACTATGTCTGAAGAAGAGGTAAAACCCTTATTATTGAAAACAAAAATGAGAGTTGCTACTATGAATAAAGATTCGGCTGGATATCAAAAGTTGGCGATCGAATACTACAAAGACGGTACATCTTCTGATTTTAGTTCAAATGAGCTTAATTCTATTGCCTGGAACTTCTTTGAAAACGCAACTGACAAAGTAGCTTTAGACCATGCTTTACTTTGGGCAAAACAGTCTGTTAAATTACAAGAAGGATATGCAAATACGGACACCGTAGCAAATCTTTATTTCAAAATGGGAGATAAGGTAAATGCTAAAACTTGGGCGACAAAGGCAATTGAGTTGGCTAAGAAAGAAAGTCAGGAATATGGCGAAACTCAGGCTATATTGGATAAAATCAAATAA
- a CDS encoding carboxypeptidase-like regulatory domain-containing protein, with protein MKKASLLFILFLGFLMNAQAISGTILSKEENQPVPYAKIGIGNQNTGTIADENGNFKIDLTNVNPKTNLKIEVGGFEKYTIPVAQFLKQTSHKILLTQKVSNIEEVKIIPGKFVKKNWGINTKTKKIQIGHNPSKESEDRSKEIAMLFKTNKKTKIEKININISSFESDKPVFIRFTIYDKNLNPILSEDLHDEITSDKIIDNTYSFNVSKNNIWMKDNFYVGIQLLSNFNGRFYMSGALMGNKTIYRNYLGEWKNVPMVSPAINLDVKVQK; from the coding sequence ATGAAAAAAGCATCTTTACTTTTTATTCTATTTCTTGGATTTTTAATGAATGCGCAAGCAATTTCAGGAACCATTTTATCCAAAGAAGAAAACCAACCAGTTCCCTACGCCAAAATAGGAATAGGTAATCAAAACACCGGAACGATCGCTGATGAAAACGGAAATTTTAAAATCGATTTAACAAACGTTAATCCGAAAACAAATTTAAAAATTGAAGTGGGTGGTTTTGAAAAATACACCATTCCTGTAGCGCAGTTTCTAAAACAAACTTCACATAAAATTCTCTTGACACAGAAAGTGAGCAATATTGAGGAAGTCAAAATTATTCCTGGAAAATTTGTAAAAAAGAATTGGGGCATCAATACGAAAACTAAAAAAATACAGATCGGCCATAATCCTTCAAAAGAAAGTGAAGACCGGTCAAAAGAAATTGCAATGCTTTTTAAGACGAATAAAAAGACTAAAATCGAAAAGATCAACATTAATATTTCAAGTTTTGAAAGCGACAAACCCGTTTTTATCAGGTTTACGATCTATGATAAAAATCTAAATCCGATTCTTAGCGAAGATCTACACGATGAAATTACTTCAGATAAAATTATAGACAACACTTATAGTTTTAATGTTTCAAAAAATAACATTTGGATGAAAGATAATTTCTATGTCGGGATTCAGCTTTTGAGTAATTTTAACGGACGATTCTATATGAGTGGCGCATTGATGGGAAATAAAACCATCTACAGAAATTATTTGGGAGAATGGAAAAACGTTCCTATGGTAAGTCCCGCAATTAATCTCGACGTAAAAGTTCAAAAATAA
- a CDS encoding ABC-F family ATP-binding cassette domain-containing protein, whose translation MNYISAENLTKSYGVKTLFRDITFHINEGDKIAIVAKNGSGKSTLLKILMGNEIADSGTVVINKDIQVVLFDQEIDFEGELNVEEFMMTLDSAPIMALKNYHHALISENPDDMDKALNEMEIHEAWDLENEMSQILSQLKITDLTSKMKTLSGGQIKRVALAKLLVETRAQHRHTLLIMDEPTNHLDVDMVEWLENYLSKAMVTLLLVTHDRYFLDAVCDIIWEIEDFNMYVHNGSYGTYLENKIIREDNMNSTIDKAQNLYRKELEWMRRQPKARTTKSKSRQDDFYETEKIAKTDTRKEKLELDFEMKRLGSKILELHDINKSYGDNLLLKDFSYQFQRGEKVGIVGKNGAGKSTLLNIIQGLEPYDSGSIETGETIKFGYFAQKGLKYKEDQRVIDFIKDISENFPLANGRTISASQFLRLFLFDDQTQYAPISKLSGGEKRRLHLMHVLYQNPNFLIFDEPTNDLDLPTLTVLENFLLQFQGSLIIVSHDRYFMDRIVDHILAFEGNGIIKDFVGTFSEYRDKKAQDQNKKVAAPVVESPKKVEAPKSSETIAVKKLSFKEQQELKDIDREMPKLEKQRTEILAKLNNETDYGKIAEFSKSLEDISDKLQELEMRWLELQD comes from the coding sequence ATGAATTACATTTCAGCCGAAAATCTAACGAAATCTTACGGGGTAAAAACGCTTTTCAGAGACATTACTTTCCACATTAATGAAGGTGATAAAATTGCCATTGTTGCAAAAAACGGTTCTGGTAAATCGACTTTGCTCAAAATTTTAATGGGTAACGAAATTGCAGATTCTGGGACAGTCGTTATTAATAAAGATATTCAGGTTGTTTTATTTGATCAGGAAATTGATTTTGAAGGCGAGCTGAATGTTGAAGAGTTTATGATGACTTTGGATTCTGCACCGATTATGGCTTTGAAAAATTACCATCACGCGCTGATTTCTGAAAATCCAGACGATATGGATAAAGCGCTGAATGAAATGGAAATTCACGAAGCTTGGGATTTGGAAAATGAGATGAGTCAGATTTTGAGTCAGTTGAAAATTACGGACTTGACTTCGAAAATGAAAACCCTTTCCGGTGGTCAGATTAAAAGAGTTGCCTTGGCAAAACTTTTGGTAGAAACGCGTGCACAACACCGTCATACGTTATTGATTATGGATGAGCCAACCAACCACTTGGATGTTGATATGGTGGAATGGCTGGAGAATTATTTATCAAAAGCAATGGTTACTTTGCTTCTGGTAACTCACGACAGGTATTTCCTGGACGCTGTTTGTGATATTATTTGGGAAATTGAAGATTTCAATATGTATGTCCACAACGGAAGTTATGGAACTTATTTGGAGAACAAAATTATCCGCGAAGACAATATGAACTCTACGATTGATAAAGCGCAAAACCTTTACCGCAAGGAATTGGAGTGGATGCGTCGTCAACCGAAAGCGCGTACCACGAAGTCTAAATCAAGACAAGATGATTTTTACGAAACGGAAAAAATTGCAAAAACAGACACTAGAAAAGAGAAGTTAGAATTGGATTTTGAGATGAAACGTCTGGGATCAAAAATCTTGGAATTGCATGATATTAATAAAAGCTACGGTGATAATTTATTATTAAAAGATTTTTCTTACCAATTTCAACGTGGTGAAAAAGTAGGAATTGTTGGAAAAAATGGTGCCGGAAAATCGACGCTTTTGAATATTATTCAAGGTTTAGAGCCTTATGATTCTGGTTCTATTGAAACAGGAGAAACCATTAAATTCGGTTACTTCGCCCAAAAAGGATTAAAGTATAAAGAAGATCAGCGAGTGATTGACTTTATTAAAGATATTTCAGAAAATTTCCCTTTGGCAAACGGAAGAACGATTTCTGCCTCGCAGTTTTTGCGTCTCTTCTTATTTGACGATCAAACGCAATATGCACCGATTTCGAAACTTTCGGGTGGTGAAAAAAGGAGATTACACCTGATGCATGTGTTGTATCAAAATCCTAATTTCCTAATCTTTGATGAGCCAACTAATGATTTGGATTTACCAACGTTGACGGTTTTAGAGAATTTTTTGTTGCAATTTCAGGGAAGTTTGATTATCGTTTCTCACGATAGATACTTCATGGATCGAATTGTTGATCATATTTTAGCTTTTGAAGGAAATGGCATTATTAAAGACTTTGTTGGGACATTCTCGGAATACCGTGATAAGAAAGCACAGGATCAAAATAAAAAGGTAGCTGCACCTGTTGTAGAATCTCCCAAGAAAGTGGAAGCACCTAAATCGTCTGAGACTATTGCTGTTAAAAAATTATCTTTTAAAGAGCAACAGGAATTAAAAGATATCGACAGGGAAATGCCAAAGTTGGAAAAACAGCGTACAGAAATTTTAGCAAAGCTCAATAATGAAACTGATTACGGTAAAATAGCTGAATTCTCTAAAAGTTTAGAAGATATTTCAGATAAACTTCAGGAATTAGAAATGCGTTGGTTGGAACTTCAGGATTAA